In Fimbriimonadaceae bacterium, the following are encoded in one genomic region:
- a CDS encoding RNA-binding protein: MANKSLYVGNLPYSCTEADLLEAFGAYDASTARVIEGRGFGFVDVPAEKADDAIGAMHGSQLGGRTLTVNEARPRDNDRGGGGGGRGRW, translated from the coding sequence ATGGCTAACAAGTCGCTATACGTGGGCAATTTGCCCTATTCGTGCACCGAGGCGGACCTCTTGGAAGCGTTCGGTGCCTACGACGCGAGCACGGCGCGCGTGATCGAAGGCCGTGGATTTGGATTCGTCGACGTTCCCGCCGAAAAGGCGGACGACGCGATCGGCGCCATGCACGGTTCCCAACTGGGCGGGCGCACGCTCACGGTCAACGAGGCGCGTCCGCGCGACAACGACCGCGGGGGCGGTGGCGGCGGTCGTGGCCGCTGGTAA
- a CDS encoding acyl-CoA dehydrogenase family protein: MDFQPTPEHELVRESAFKFARQEILPGLRERDRNHSSDRSQLEKLAEAGLTGISIPAKYGGSDTDYISLGIVCEELERGDTSARVFMSVHSGLHCLTLMQWGTSEQKHRWLPALAKGDRFGAFGLTEPNVGSDAVNIRTRAVRDGDSYVLNGEKTWISLADYADQFLVVAVTDPEAKSKAAGLTAFVVDRTMPGFHSKPLEGKLGVRAGNTGQIFFEDVRVGAENRIGDEGDGFKVAMSALDHGRFTVASGAVGIVQACLDACVPYARSRKVSGEEIGRKQLVQQMIANMVQSRDIGRLLYEKVGWMKNQGLRHTREVSLAKWVNCANAFRSANDAVEIHGAYGYIDEFPVERYFRNSRGAMIYEGTHEIHTVVQAEYELGYREDRPLKHQLPTWPFGEDV, from the coding sequence ATGGATTTCCAGCCCACCCCCGAGCACGAACTGGTGCGCGAAAGCGCGTTCAAGTTCGCGCGCCAAGAGATTCTGCCGGGACTTCGCGAACGAGACCGCAACCATTCGTCGGACCGATCCCAGCTTGAGAAGTTGGCGGAGGCGGGGCTCACGGGAATCTCGATTCCCGCCAAGTACGGCGGCTCCGACACGGACTACATCTCCCTTGGCATCGTGTGCGAGGAGCTGGAGCGCGGGGACACGAGCGCGCGTGTGTTCATGAGCGTCCACAGCGGACTGCACTGTCTGACGCTGATGCAGTGGGGCACGTCCGAGCAGAAACACCGATGGCTGCCGGCTCTGGCCAAGGGCGACCGATTCGGCGCGTTCGGCCTCACCGAACCCAACGTCGGCTCGGATGCGGTCAACATCCGAACCCGGGCCGTCCGCGATGGAGACAGCTACGTTCTGAACGGCGAGAAGACGTGGATCAGCCTTGCCGACTATGCCGATCAGTTCCTGGTGGTCGCGGTCACCGACCCCGAGGCCAAGTCCAAGGCAGCGGGTTTGACCGCGTTCGTCGTCGATCGAACGATGCCGGGCTTTCACAGCAAGCCGCTCGAGGGCAAGTTGGGCGTGCGGGCGGGCAACACGGGTCAGATCTTCTTCGAGGACGTGCGCGTCGGCGCGGAGAACCGAATCGGGGACGAGGGCGACGGCTTCAAGGTCGCGATGTCCGCGTTGGATCACGGGCGCTTCACGGTCGCCTCGGGGGCGGTCGGCATCGTGCAGGCGTGCCTCGACGCGTGCGTGCCCTACGCGCGCTCCCGCAAGGTCTCGGGTGAGGAGATCGGGCGCAAGCAGCTTGTGCAGCAGATGATCGCGAACATGGTGCAGTCGCGGGACATCGGCCGGCTCCTTTACGAGAAGGTTGGTTGGATGAAGAACCAGGGTCTTCGCCACACGCGCGAGGTCAGCCTCGCCAAGTGGGTGAACTGCGCCAACGCATTCCGCTCGGCGAACGACGCGGTCGAGATCCACGGGGCCTACGGCTACATCGACGAGTTCCCCGTCGAGCGGTACTTCAGGAATTCCCGCGGGGCGATGATCTACGAGGGCACCCACGAGATCCACACCGTGGTTCAGGCCGAGTACGAGCTTGGCTACCGGGAAGACCGCCCGCTGAAGCACCAACTGCCCACCTGGCCGTTCGGCGAAGACGTGTAG
- a CDS encoding cytochrome c maturation protein CcmE, protein MKNRTGAIVSGVVALLAIVGLVAAFVTNASPYVTVAQAKSASGESLHLAGEIIPGSLENQMAQGVLKFRVRDAEGNEAPVEYRGSAVSNLNEAKQVVVVGSMKEGVFKAHKMLVKCPSRYEGEKKA, encoded by the coding sequence ATGAAAAACCGTACAGGAGCGATCGTTTCCGGTGTCGTCGCGTTGCTGGCCATCGTAGGTCTGGTCGCGGCCTTCGTCACCAATGCAAGTCCTTATGTGACCGTCGCCCAGGCAAAGTCCGCTTCGGGCGAGAGCCTCCATCTCGCCGGCGAGATCATTCCCGGATCCCTCGAGAACCAGATGGCTCAGGGCGTTCTGAAGTTCCGGGTGCGCGATGCCGAAGGCAACGAGGCACCGGTCGAGTATCGGGGCAGCGCCGTTTCGAACCTGAACGAGGCCAAGCAGGTCGTCGTGGTGGGTTCGATGAAGGAAGGCGTCTTCAAGGCGCACAAGATGCTGGTCAAGTGTCCGTCTCGCTACGAAGGCGAGAAAAAGGCCTAA
- a CDS encoding ribonuclease H-like domain-containing protein, protein MLRQTFLHVPGIGRKMERSLWEQGCDDWDCLLAHPEQYSFGTAARNDVVREIERSRQCLEEGVHQHFRQPLGLGEAWRAFPEFRDRCVYLDIETDGSKGGDSVTTIGMWDGRAFQCLIKGRDLEEFRDRISHYSMIVTFFGAGFDLPVLEQRFPGLVFDQIHLDLCPALRKIGYRGGLKNIERVLGIPRAPEIEHLTGLDAVKLWRAHQWRGSERALETLIAYNKADVVNLERLAEFAYARLRRDTLGVVQRTLIPPSGD, encoded by the coding sequence GTGCTTCGGCAGACCTTCCTCCACGTGCCGGGCATCGGCCGCAAGATGGAGAGGTCGCTGTGGGAACAGGGCTGCGACGATTGGGATTGTCTGCTCGCCCATCCCGAGCAGTACTCCTTCGGCACGGCTGCGCGCAACGACGTCGTTCGAGAAATCGAACGCTCGCGCCAATGCCTTGAGGAGGGCGTGCACCAGCACTTCCGGCAACCCCTGGGATTGGGGGAGGCGTGGCGCGCCTTTCCCGAGTTTCGCGATCGTTGCGTCTACCTCGACATCGAGACCGACGGCTCGAAGGGCGGCGATTCGGTCACGACGATCGGCATGTGGGACGGGCGCGCGTTCCAGTGTCTGATCAAGGGGCGCGACCTGGAGGAGTTTCGGGACCGCATCAGCCACTATTCGATGATCGTGACGTTCTTCGGGGCCGGCTTCGATCTTCCGGTGCTGGAGCAGCGATTTCCCGGCCTCGTGTTCGACCAGATCCACCTCGATCTCTGCCCGGCGCTGCGCAAGATCGGCTACCGCGGCGGACTCAAGAACATCGAGCGCGTGCTCGGCATTCCGCGTGCGCCGGAGATCGAGCACCTCACGGGTCTCGACGCCGTAAAACTCTGGCGCGCACACCAGTGGCGGGGAAGCGAACGGGCGCTCGAGACCCTGATCGCCTACAACAAGGCGGACGTGGTGAACCTGGAACGGCTCGCCGAGTTCGCTTACGCCCGCCTCCGACGCGACACGCTCGGCGTGGTGCAGCGCACGCTCATTCCCCCTTCCGGGGACTAA